A window of Thunnus thynnus chromosome 17, fThuThy2.1, whole genome shotgun sequence contains these coding sequences:
- the hapstr1a gene encoding UPF0472 protein C16orf72 homolog, whose product MEEKKEDGDSEIQEHGPEHWFSKWERQCLAEAEQREPSEEQADNDQEKLWHLFQNSATAVAQLYKDRVCHQQGLSLWVPFQNAATAVTNLYKESVEAHQRSFDRGIQIGHQRRNKDMLAWVKKRRRTIRREDLISFLCGKTPPHRSSRANTRLTMVAPSRANSPAETGSSVEADLQPFREAIALHGLSGAMASISVRSGAPGSPTHVSGSSSNGGGTGGGGSSGSGPVCRSRRNGLQDVDLNTFISEEMALHLDSTGSASAGGGGTRKRNSTQCSDVITDSPTHKRNRMI is encoded by the exons atggaggagaagaaggaagacGGAGACTCGGAGATACAGGAACACGGACCCGAGCACTGGTTCTCAAAATGGGAGCGGCAGTGTTTGGCCGAAGCTGAGCAAAGGGAGCCGAGCGAGGAGCAGGCCGACAACGACCAGGAGAAACTGTGGCATCTGTTTCAGAACTCCGCCACTGCTGTGGCACAGTTATACAAAG ACAGAGTATGCCATCAGCAAGGCCTGTCATTGTGGGTGCCATTTCAGAACGCTGCTACAGCAGTTACCAACCTCTACAAAG AGAGTGTGGAGGCTCATCAGAGAAGCTTCGATCGGGGCATCCAGATAGGCCACCAACGCCGTAATAAG GATATGTTGGCCTGGGTGAAAAAGCGCCGGAGAACCATTCGTAGGGAGGATCTTATCAGCTTTCTATGTGGGAAAACACCACCTCACAGGAGTAGCAGGGCCAACACCAGGCTGACTATGGTGGCCCCCAGTCGGGCTAATTCACCAGCTGAGACTGGCTCATCTGTGGAAGCAGACCTCCAGCCATTCAGGGAGGCCATAGCACTGCATG GTCTGAGTGGAGCCATGGCGAGTATCAGTGTGCGCTCCGGTGCACCAGGGTCCCCCACACACGTGAGCGGCAGCAGCAGTAATGGAGGTGGTACTGGTGGTGGTGGATCTTCCGGCTCAGGGCCGGTGTGCCGCAGCAGACGTAATGGGCTCCAAGACGTCGACCTGAACACTTTCATCTCAGAGGAGATGGCACTGCATCTGGACTCTACAGGCTCCGCCTCTGCTGGAGGGGGAGGAACCAGGAAACGAAACTCCACCCAGtgtagtgatgtcatcacagacTCCCCTACTCACAAACGCAACAGGATGATCTGA